A DNA window from Chryseobacterium sp. MEBOG06 contains the following coding sequences:
- a CDS encoding DUF6249 domain-containing protein: protein MKHLAPFIVIIAILIAISVIIVVMTNYDLKKKILNKEHIDEKMFLILNNLTGLGSEMLKWGIILMFGGIGLIVLEFLPYNENSPLPYGVVTVFVSLGFLTYYFLMKNKKK, encoded by the coding sequence ATGAAGCACCTTGCACCTTTTATAGTAATCATTGCCATCCTTATTGCAATCTCTGTTATTATAGTAGTAATGACGAATTACGACCTGAAAAAGAAAATTCTGAACAAAGAACATATTGATGAAAAAATGTTCCTTATTCTAAACAACCTTACCGGCCTTGGGTCTGAAATGCTGAAATGGGGAATCATTTTAATGTTTGGAGGAATAGGGCTCATCGTTCTGGAGTTTCTTCCGTATAATGAAAACTCTCCGCTCCCTTACGGGGTAGTTACTGTCTTTGTATCATTAGGTTTTCTGACCTATTATTTTCTGATGAAAAATAAAAAGAAATAA
- a CDS encoding 2-hydroxyacid dehydrogenase: MKAIALYSVGFDHVDIKEAIHRNIPVGNTPDVLSRATSDIAFLLMQSVARRASYNFQKVKEGNWNDFDPLHALGQELYGKTLGIFGLGRIGFEMAEKAKKAFDMNIIYHNRNHNEEAEKELGAKYVSFDELIENADVLSVHANFTPEHKELFNYSVFEKMKPDAIFINTARGGFHNQKDLYRALLDKKIWGAGLDVTNPEPISPDDPILELSSVCVLPHIGSATIEARNGMAKLAAGNIIAFSKGEKMPHCTNPEVYSRHSS, encoded by the coding sequence GGGTTTGACCACGTTGATATAAAAGAAGCCATCCACAGAAATATTCCGGTAGGAAACACACCGGATGTTTTGAGCAGGGCAACTTCTGACATAGCCTTTCTTTTGATGCAGTCTGTTGCCAGAAGAGCAAGCTATAATTTTCAGAAAGTGAAAGAAGGAAACTGGAATGATTTTGATCCTTTACATGCCCTAGGACAGGAGCTTTACGGAAAAACGCTGGGTATTTTTGGGCTGGGAAGAATAGGTTTTGAGATGGCTGAAAAAGCAAAAAAGGCTTTTGATATGAATATTATTTACCATAACCGAAACCATAACGAAGAAGCCGAAAAAGAATTGGGCGCAAAATATGTTTCCTTTGATGAGCTGATAGAAAACGCAGATGTTTTGAGTGTGCATGCCAATTTTACTCCTGAGCATAAAGAACTGTTTAATTATTCGGTATTTGAAAAGATGAAACCTGATGCGATTTTTATCAATACTGCAAGAGGCGGATTCCATAATCAAAAAGATCTTTACAGGGCATTGCTTGATAAGAAAATTTGGGGTGCAGGTTTGGATGTTACCAATCCGGAACCTATATCTCCGGATGATCCTATCTTAGAACTTTCAAGCGTATGCGTGCTTCCGCATATTGGGTCCGCTACTATTGAAGCCCGAAACGGAATGGCAAAACTGGCAGCCGGAAATATAATCGCTTTCTCAAAAGGCGAAAAAATGCCGCATTGCACTAATCCTGAAGTTTATTCTCGCCATTCATCATAA
- a CDS encoding RNA polymerase sigma factor, with translation MFDEEKIINDILKGNLNTFQLVVKQYQNLVYSILNRMLANNEDIEDIGQEVFIKVYENLKKFKKESKLSTWIARIAYNVTINHLKKENRNHFDDIDDRFEFHSTPENPETKLIGKELTDYLNHLISELPLQYRTVITLYHWDEFSVQEISEITKFPEGTVKGYLFRARKLLKEKLQKDGYQ, from the coding sequence ATGTTCGATGAAGAAAAAATCATTAATGATATACTAAAAGGCAACCTGAATACTTTTCAATTGGTTGTAAAACAGTATCAGAACCTGGTTTATTCTATTTTGAACAGAATGCTGGCCAACAATGAAGACATTGAAGATATTGGTCAGGAAGTTTTTATAAAGGTGTATGAAAACCTAAAAAAATTTAAAAAAGAGTCAAAACTCTCTACCTGGATTGCCAGAATTGCATATAATGTAACCATCAATCATCTGAAAAAAGAAAACAGGAATCATTTTGATGATATTGATGATCGTTTTGAATTTCATTCTACACCGGAAAACCCTGAAACAAAGCTTATCGGAAAAGAGCTTACTGATTATCTGAATCATCTGATTTCCGAACTGCCTCTACAATATCGAACCGTGATAACGCTTTATCATTGGGATGAGTTTAGTGTTCAGGAAATCTCTGAGATTACAAAATTTCCGGAAGGAACCGTGAAAGGCTATCTGTTCCGGGCACGAAAATTATTAAAAGAAAAATTACAAAAAGATGGATACCAATAG
- a CDS encoding outer membrane beta-barrel family protein, producing the protein MRKYIISVFVFLFFLGHLKAQEVQKDSVSSQQETNIKEVTINWKKGLIKSKIDGLVYNIQSDPESNSKNLLEMMKKMPYLSVDSNENILFKGTGNFKILMNGKETQLLNNNAKDILRNIPANTIQSIEIITNPSSKYEAEGVAGIINIITTKKMRDGYNASVNIGARFPKQEQNLGFSLNLKQNKIGISAYGGAFLRNSPETENQNKQQTSSDNLLQNGKIKEKGKGGYLGTIVSYEIDSLKLLSIQLAGNVSGSRTENQLDSYFYGQDIPWEKSFSDIHSKNNDRGFEVSANYQMGFKKNKSQLLTFSYRLSDNNNHFESSSAIFNDKVNTQNQTTQNNQNENNEQTFQIDFVKNINKIFLETGLKAIFRKNRSEYASVPENLNNSDEYLNHQNIYGAYLSARYTLLGWNFQTGLRLENTTNKADFTSTNTAVNQDYFNLIPNVSINKNWKEHHSINFGFSQRIKRPGINRLNPFVNTANPYFEISGNPYLKAVINNDIMTNYSYNSKVNFNIGLGYSFSNKIDLKVSTYDPATHITKTTYENSSKVSRFGLDYNLNYPVTKKLTLGINGNSAVFLITGKAEGIEVKNNLFTYYIYLSANYQLENSWSVNSNLEINSKMPAGLQNNTNAFTGTSFRVSKSLLNNQFSISGYINNPFSKFRTIITETAGANFYQNSYMKDYYRSFGVNVTYKFGKLKEEIKSTRRKIENNDVAN; encoded by the coding sequence ATGAGAAAATATATCATTTCAGTATTCGTTTTCCTTTTCTTCCTTGGTCATTTAAAAGCGCAGGAAGTACAGAAAGATTCGGTTTCTTCACAACAGGAAACAAACATTAAGGAAGTTACCATCAATTGGAAAAAAGGACTTATAAAATCCAAGATCGATGGATTGGTCTATAACATCCAGTCTGATCCTGAGAGCAATTCTAAAAATCTCCTTGAAATGATGAAGAAAATGCCCTATCTGTCCGTTGACAGCAATGAAAATATACTTTTTAAAGGAACAGGAAATTTTAAAATACTGATGAACGGGAAAGAAACGCAGCTTCTTAATAACAATGCAAAAGACATTCTCAGAAACATCCCTGCGAATACAATACAAAGCATAGAAATTATTACCAATCCATCCTCAAAATATGAAGCAGAGGGAGTTGCCGGTATCATTAATATTATTACCACTAAAAAGATGAGAGATGGCTATAATGCCTCTGTAAATATCGGAGCCAGATTTCCAAAGCAGGAACAGAATCTTGGTTTTTCCCTGAATCTGAAGCAGAATAAAATTGGAATTTCTGCTTACGGTGGAGCATTTCTGAGAAACAGTCCGGAAACAGAAAATCAGAATAAACAGCAGACCAGTTCAGACAATCTTCTGCAAAATGGAAAGATAAAAGAAAAAGGAAAAGGAGGATATTTGGGCACCATTGTCAGCTATGAAATTGACAGTTTAAAATTGCTGAGCATACAGCTTGCAGGAAATGTTTCAGGGAGCAGAACTGAAAATCAATTGGATTCTTATTTCTACGGACAGGATATACCTTGGGAGAAAAGCTTTTCAGACATCCATTCAAAAAATAATGACAGAGGATTCGAAGTTTCTGCCAATTATCAGATGGGATTCAAAAAGAATAAAAGCCAGCTGCTTACATTTTCTTACAGACTGAGTGATAACAATAATCATTTTGAAAGCTCTTCAGCTATTTTTAATGATAAGGTTAATACTCAGAATCAAACTACCCAGAACAATCAGAATGAAAACAATGAACAGACTTTTCAGATTGATTTTGTGAAAAATATTAATAAAATCTTTTTAGAAACAGGGCTTAAAGCGATTTTCCGAAAAAATAGAAGTGAATACGCTTCAGTACCGGAAAATTTGAATAACTCCGATGAATATCTGAATCACCAGAATATCTACGGAGCTTATCTTTCAGCAAGATATACTTTGCTTGGCTGGAATTTTCAGACAGGGTTACGATTGGAGAATACCACCAATAAAGCTGATTTTACTTCAACCAACACCGCTGTGAATCAGGATTATTTTAACCTCATTCCGAATGTTTCCATTAATAAAAACTGGAAAGAACATCACAGTATTAATTTCGGGTTTTCGCAGCGGATAAAGAGACCGGGCATCAATCGGCTGAATCCTTTCGTGAATACTGCAAATCCTTACTTTGAAATCAGCGGGAATCCTTATTTGAAGGCTGTTATCAACAATGATATAATGACGAATTATTCATACAATAGTAAAGTGAATTTCAATATTGGGCTTGGCTATTCTTTTTCCAACAAAATTGACCTGAAGGTTTCAACTTATGACCCCGCAACCCATATTACCAAAACAACCTATGAAAATTCAAGCAAAGTAAGCAGATTCGGACTGGATTATAATCTGAATTATCCGGTGACAAAGAAACTGACCTTAGGAATTAACGGAAATTCTGCCGTTTTCCTGATCACTGGAAAAGCAGAGGGTATTGAAGTAAAGAATAATCTTTTCACCTATTATATCTACCTGTCAGCCAACTATCAGCTTGAGAACAGCTGGTCAGTCAATTCTAATCTGGAAATTAACAGCAAAATGCCGGCAGGATTACAAAATAACACCAATGCGTTTACAGGAACATCTTTCAGAGTCAGTAAAAGCCTGTTGAATAATCAATTTTCTATTTCGGGCTATATCAATAATCCTTTTAGTAAATTCAGGACTATAATAACAGAAACTGCAGGTGCCAATTTCTATCAGAACAGCTATATGAAAGACTATTACAGATCATTCGGAGTAAATGTTACTTATAAATTCGGAAAATTAAAAGAAGAAATCAAAAGTACAAGACGCAAGATCGAGAATAATGATGTCGCCAATTAA
- a CDS encoding MBL fold metallo-hydrolase: MEIQKLNWAGIKLTSQNKTILIDAVEDFSYYKPVLGDALEKLIVFSDEVQADYILFTHMHLDHFDKSIIEKCLKKDGKLIVYSGLEHFVRKYAENVEMIVLNLNETFTENNITFKPVYAMDGVGEIQSSWIVEDQETKIFHGGDTIWHNQFWKIGKENQHIDYAFLPVNGVVVNFEVIGLEYSPVPASLNLKEAFAAAHLLHAGKLVPIHYGLFAHEKFYVPQLFDDKDLKETSEKIGQAYFILKDGEVLIDS; the protein is encoded by the coding sequence ATGGAAATTCAAAAATTAAACTGGGCAGGTATCAAACTTACGTCCCAAAACAAAACCATTCTGATAGACGCTGTAGAAGACTTTTCCTATTACAAACCCGTTTTAGGAGATGCTTTGGAAAAACTAATCGTATTTTCTGATGAGGTACAGGCAGATTACATTCTTTTCACCCATATGCATCTGGATCACTTTGACAAAAGCATCATTGAAAAATGTCTGAAAAAAGACGGAAAACTGATCGTGTACTCAGGGCTGGAACACTTCGTGCGAAAATATGCAGAGAATGTAGAAATGATTGTTCTGAATCTTAATGAAACTTTCACCGAAAACAACATTACATTCAAACCTGTGTATGCAATGGACGGAGTAGGAGAGATCCAGAGTTCATGGATTGTGGAAGATCAGGAAACCAAAATATTTCATGGAGGAGATACCATCTGGCACAATCAGTTCTGGAAGATCGGAAAAGAAAACCAGCATATTGATTACGCTTTTTTACCTGTGAACGGAGTGGTGGTAAACTTTGAGGTCATTGGTTTGGAATATAGCCCTGTTCCGGCTTCTCTTAATCTGAAGGAAGCTTTTGCCGCCGCTCATTTATTACATGCCGGAAAACTGGTTCCTATTCACTATGGGTTGTTTGCTCATGAGAAGTTCTATGTGCCCCAGTTATTTGATGATAAGGACCTGAAGGAAACTTCAGAGAAGATAGGACAGGCATATTTTATTTTAAAAGACGGAGAGGTGCTAATAGATTCTTAG
- a CDS encoding urocanate hydratase: MTFQEQIQQGIPGQLPQPKPYETNINHAPKRKEILGEEEKKLALKNALRYFEPQFHAELIPEFKQELEDYGRIYMYRFRPDYEMKARPITDYPGKSEQAKAIMLMIQNNLDYAVAQHPHELITYGGNGAVFSNWAQYLLTMKYLSEMTNEQTLVMYSGHPMGLFPSHKEAPRVVVTNGMMIPNYSKPDDWEKFNALGVTQYGQMTAGSYMYIGPQGIVHGTTITVLNAFRKIKKEPKGGLFVTSGLGGMSGAQPKAGNIAGCVTVCAEVNPKITKIRHDQKWVNEIYEDLDALVKRVREAQENKETVSLAYLGNIVEVWEKFDQDDLRIDIGSDQTSLHNPWAGGYYPAGQSFEESNIMMAENPELFKEKVQETLRRHAAAINKHTEKGTYFFDYGNAFLLEASRAGADVMAENPTLGREFKYPSYVQDIMGPMCFDYGFGPFRWVCSSGNPEDLQKTDNIACAVLEEMVKNSPEEIQQQMKDNIQWIKGAQENKLVVGSQARILYADAEGRMKIAEAFNNAIKNGEIGPVVLGRDHHDVSGTDSPYRETSNIYDGSRFTADMAIHNVIGDSFRGATWVSIHNGGGVGWGEVINGGFGMLLDGTEDADRRLKSMLFWDVNNGISRRSWARNEGAVFAIKRAMEAEPNLKVTLPNFVDENLL, translated from the coding sequence ATGACATTTCAAGAACAGATACAACAGGGGATACCCGGCCAGCTGCCACAGCCTAAACCATACGAGACCAATATCAACCATGCTCCGAAGCGTAAAGAAATTTTAGGAGAAGAAGAGAAAAAACTGGCATTGAAGAATGCTTTACGTTATTTCGAACCTCAGTTTCATGCAGAACTGATTCCTGAATTTAAGCAGGAATTAGAGGACTATGGAAGAATCTATATGTATCGTTTCCGTCCGGATTATGAAATGAAGGCAAGACCTATCACAGACTATCCCGGGAAATCTGAGCAGGCAAAAGCAATTATGCTGATGATTCAGAATAACCTGGATTATGCAGTGGCACAGCACCCTCACGAACTGATTACGTACGGAGGAAACGGAGCTGTGTTTTCTAACTGGGCGCAGTACCTGCTGACGATGAAGTATCTGTCTGAAATGACCAATGAACAGACCCTGGTCATGTATTCAGGACATCCGATGGGATTGTTTCCATCTCATAAAGAGGCTCCAAGAGTAGTGGTAACCAATGGAATGATGATCCCGAATTATTCAAAACCGGATGACTGGGAGAAATTCAATGCATTAGGAGTTACCCAGTATGGGCAGATGACTGCAGGAAGTTATATGTATATTGGCCCGCAGGGAATTGTACACGGCACAACGATTACAGTTTTAAATGCTTTCAGAAAAATTAAGAAAGAACCGAAAGGAGGATTATTTGTAACCTCAGGATTAGGAGGAATGAGCGGTGCTCAGCCAAAAGCAGGAAATATTGCAGGATGCGTTACCGTATGTGCGGAAGTGAATCCGAAAATCACAAAAATACGTCATGATCAGAAATGGGTGAATGAGATCTATGAAGACCTTGACGCATTGGTAAAAAGAGTGAGAGAAGCTCAGGAAAACAAAGAAACCGTTTCTCTGGCTTACCTTGGAAATATAGTAGAAGTTTGGGAGAAATTTGATCAGGACGATTTAAGAATTGATATCGGTTCAGATCAGACTTCACTTCATAATCCATGGGCGGGTGGATACTATCCGGCCGGACAGAGTTTTGAAGAATCCAATATCATGATGGCTGAAAATCCTGAATTATTCAAAGAAAAAGTTCAGGAAACTTTAAGAAGACACGCTGCAGCCATCAATAAACATACAGAGAAAGGAACTTATTTCTTCGATTACGGAAATGCCTTTTTACTGGAAGCATCCAGAGCGGGAGCAGATGTAATGGCAGAAAATCCTACATTGGGAAGAGAATTCAAGTATCCTAGCTACGTTCAGGATATTATGGGGCCTATGTGCTTTGATTACGGCTTCGGGCCGTTCCGTTGGGTATGTTCCAGCGGAAACCCGGAAGATTTACAGAAAACCGACAATATTGCCTGCGCAGTATTGGAAGAAATGGTGAAAAACTCTCCTGAAGAGATTCAGCAGCAGATGAAAGACAATATTCAGTGGATCAAAGGAGCACAGGAAAATAAACTGGTTGTTGGTTCACAGGCAAGAATTCTCTACGCGGATGCTGAAGGTAGAATGAAAATTGCCGAAGCTTTCAACAATGCCATTAAAAACGGTGAAATCGGACCCGTAGTATTGGGTAGAGACCATCATGATGTTTCCGGAACAGATTCTCCTTACAGAGAAACCTCCAATATCTATGACGGATCAAGATTTACAGCAGATATGGCCATTCACAATGTCATTGGTGACAGTTTCCGTGGTGCTACATGGGTTTCCATTCACAATGGAGGCGGAGTAGGCTGGGGAGAAGTGATCAACGGTGGTTTCGGAATGCTGCTGGATGGTACTGAAGATGCTGACAGAAGATTAAAGTCTATGCTTTTCTGGGACGTTAATAACGGAATCTCAAGAAGAAGCTGGGCCAGAAATGAAGGCGCTGTTTTCGCTATTAAAAGAGCCATGGAAGCAGAACCTAATCTGAAAGTGACCCTTCCTAACTTTGTAGATGAAAATTTACTGTAA
- a CDS encoding Crp/Fnr family transcriptional regulator — MINKKLFSHLNVEDSDPVWEKLIKVEFSKKNIFTDHKAYLLEDGLVRKYYLHNTSDTDTQICAEFYFPGDIFTVGGDGSEGIYESINKGLAWEITMDEVKEMFAVNPECRFVQNYYLSRKLNAAMKREMLLLKNSPQNLYEYLLKNRPHYIQNIPLKYLASYIGITPISLSRIRKRIS, encoded by the coding sequence ATGATTAATAAAAAACTGTTTTCACACCTGAATGTAGAGGATAGTGATCCTGTCTGGGAAAAATTGATCAAAGTTGAATTTTCAAAGAAAAATATATTTACGGATCATAAAGCCTATCTTCTTGAAGATGGGCTTGTCCGTAAATATTACCTTCATAATACCTCAGATACAGACACCCAGATCTGTGCAGAATTTTACTTTCCGGGTGATATCTTCACCGTTGGTGGGGATGGATCCGAGGGAATCTATGAGTCTATTAATAAGGGGCTGGCATGGGAAATTACCATGGATGAGGTCAAAGAAATGTTTGCCGTCAATCCTGAATGCCGTTTCGTACAGAATTACTATCTGAGCAGGAAACTAAATGCTGCCATGAAGAGAGAAATGCTGTTGCTGAAAAACAGCCCGCAGAATCTCTATGAATACCTTTTGAAGAACAGGCCCCATTACATCCAGAATATTCCTCTAAAATATCTCGCTTCCTATATTGGAATAACGCCGATTTCCCTAAGCAGAATAAGAAAGAGAATTTCTTAA